One region of Zootoca vivipara chromosome 7, rZooViv1.1, whole genome shotgun sequence genomic DNA includes:
- the LOC118088161 gene encoding LOW QUALITY PROTEIN: ubiquitin-related modifier 1-like (The sequence of the model RefSeq protein was modified relative to this genomic sequence to represent the inferred CDS: inserted 1 base in 1 codon; substituted 1 base at 1 genomic stop codon) has translation MAAPLSLQLECGGGAELLFGGIRKHQVMLVWIKGNLLKERPELFVQGDSVRLXILXADWELMGELDYLLQDQDNVVFISTLHGG, from the exons ATGGCGGCTCCCTTGTCTCTGCAGCTGGAGTGCGGAGGTGGCGCGGAGCTCTTGTTTGGTGGGATCAGAAAGCATCAGGTGATGCTGGTGTGGATTAAAGGGAACCTGTTGAAAGAGAGGCCAGAACTGTTTGTGCAGGGAGATTCTGTGCGGCTGTGAATCT GTGCAGATTGGGAGTTGATGGGGGAGCTGGACTATCTGCTCCAAGACCAGGATAACGTCGTTTTCATCTCCACCTTGCATGGTGGCTAG